The Setaria viridis chromosome 9, Setaria_viridis_v4.0, whole genome shotgun sequence sequence TCACATGACAGGGATCTTTTGGTAGTATTTTCTGAAAATGATGTTATTCAGTTCGAATTACTACTTCTATACCTACTTCCATTTAGGTTTAATCAAATTATCCTTTGTTAAAATCACTTCAATTACTGAAGATTATCCTCTACTACCTCAGGCCTAATTTATTTGTGAAAGACAAGCTCTGTGCTATATCTTGACCAACACTTAGTCAAATTGTAAGGTATGTTACTCTGTTAAGTGTTTAAAAGTTATACGCTCATATCCGAAAATGCTTTCATACTATATTAGTTTTGTATGCAGCTATAAAATGAGTAATATACACTATGAGAAAACAGTGGTCGAAGCTTTGAAGACCGAGGGGAAACTAAAAATGTCTTGTATTGTTGAAAGGATGGAGTAATTCAGAAGTTTTTATATATGCACATTCATGTCAGCTCAGCCGCACTGCCCTGCCAAAGTTATATGTATGCTGCTTTCTCATGCTTTGCACTGCCATCTATAGGTTGGATTTTGGACTCTGTAGCCATTGCTGATATCGTTATGGGATCAACAAAAAGACTGGGCTGTGGCGTTTGCAAATTGCATTAGTCAGGTTAGAAGAAAATCTAATAAGACCATCATAATTCTTGCTTGGAAAACTGTCCCACCTGGAGGCCCGTCAAGCGTCAAGGGCTTGGGTAAAGTTCCTAAATGTGTCTAACCTGGAGGCCCATCAAAGTTTTGGGGCCTCCAAGAAAGGAAATTTACGTCTGTCTAAGCTGGAGGCCCATAGGCCTCTCGAACGAAAAGTAAGAAAAATATGCCTACGTCTGGAAGGCCCAGTAATATTCAGGTCAATGAGCCCACCGAAACGGGTAAAGCTTGATTTGAGAACTTTATGCCATTTTGAGTTACATTGTTCATACGTAAAGGGCCCTGTTCGGGGAGGTAAAGCCCCTGTTCTCTCTATATAGATTGAGAAATACATTGTTGAtctatttttggaagagatagtTTCTATCAAAATCATCCAAAACTTTTTCGAACTTGAAGCACATCAGCAGTTGGTACGAGATACTTCTTCTTTTGTTTCTAGACATTTAGCCCTTTTATTAAGCACCTTTTGGTACACGAGCAGTTTCTGCTAGTTACATGTATTTTCTCAGAAGAGACACACCTCACTCAAGTgggaatagaaaaaaaaaagaatgcaggtGAATCAGCCAAAGAATACAGTGATCTTGCACAGCCATACACGCACAAGTACATAGCGTACATACAAGTTACAACCAAGCTATGCTATCACGTCCCGGTCCAAAACAATCAATCTACAAACTCCACACCACAGGAGCGATATGATCAGGCGACCCTGCAGTTGCCCCTGATCTTGCCGCTGCTTCCGGTGAGCACGCCGACGGATCCCATCTtcaccatggcggcggcgaagtcgcTCTGGAACGTGGCCGGGTCGTTGGCGTAGGTGACGACCTGCACGGCCGTGTTCTTGTCGCTGAGCAGCGCCTGGTCCGAGGACAGCAGGCCGCGGTTGGCCATGACGCCCTTGTAGAACCCCTCGTCGAAGGCGTTGGGGGAGACGTAGTCCATGGGCACCAGTGGGTCCCCTCCCTGCGGGCACTGCCTCGCCAGCTGCGCCACGTAGGCCGGGTCCATGGTGGGGTCCTGCCCCGCCGTGGTGCCCGACCGCGACAGCCGGCTGCTGAAGGAGCTGCAGTGCGAGGAGCCGATGGTGTGCGCGCCCGAGAGCACCACCATGTCCTTCTGCGTTAGGCCCTTGGTGCCGAAGATCTGCGTCAGCTGCGCCACgttcgccgtcggcggcggcaggttgCCGCCCGTGTCCGACGCGCGCGACACGGCGCCGTCCCGGCGGCCCGCCGGCACCTGGTACGCGTTCCCGCCGGCCTGCACGCACGGACCCACAAGCAAAGCAAGCATGAGTACCACGGATGATTCCTAAGGAAGGGACGCGACAATGGCGTGCGTGCTAAGCGTGGTGCGGTTGGACCCATACAGGCATCGAGTTCTTTCTGGCGTGCGGGCAGCTGCCTCTGCCTGCGCcctgcgcgccgcggcggcatcATTTGGTGGGGGCGCGCAATGTGCCTCAGAAAAGTCGGGGACAGGGGTCAGATTAGCTTTTCTTTATACTGTCTAATCCTGCGTGCTAGATTCCAAATTCATATCGGCATGTCTGGTTTTAAAAGTCTCGCTATCACTGAAGCAGGGGGAGACCAGCACCGTCCACTGACAGTGACAATACCAAAGCGCCAAGTTTAGTTTAGTATTGACAAATGCAGCTTTGCAGTGTACTCCCCCAAAGTGCGAGCTTAAACTAACGGGTGAATCTAGGTTCAAACTCACCAGCGCAACGCTGTCCCTGGCGGCGAAGGCGAGTATGTCCGCGCAGGAGACGACGCCGGAGCAGGCCTGCTCGACGCGCGCCTTGATGCGGTCGACGACCTCGAAGCCCCGCAGG is a genomic window containing:
- the LOC117836025 gene encoding peroxidase 5, producing the protein MAVQRMALYFQVAAVVVLLTATGLRAQLRVGFYDNSCPAAEIIVQQEVSKAVGANPGLAAGLLRLHFHDCFVKGCDASVLIDSTPGNTAEKDAGPNTSLRGFEVVDRIKARVEQACSGVVSCADILAFAARDSVALAGGNAYQVPAGRRDGAVSRASDTGGNLPPPTANVAQLTQIFGTKGLTQKDMVVLSGAHTIGSSHCSSFSSRLSRSGTTAGQDPTMDPAYVAQLARQCPQGGDPLVPMDYVSPNAFDEGFYKGVMANRGLLSSDQALLSDKNTAVQVVTYANDPATFQSDFAAAMVKMGSVGVLTGSSGKIRGNCRVA